One region of Prosthecobacter fusiformis genomic DNA includes:
- a CDS encoding putative Na+/H+ antiporter — translation MNPAPMEILATVLFALAILHTFAVKRFAHWAHKYPSGSIQENLLHFLAETEVVFGLWAAALFAGIIALTGSVHDAVVYIESLNYTEPKFVLVVMVVAATRPVVKLAEGLISGIARLLPWGEAMSFYVAALFVGPLLGSFITEPAAMTLLALVLKRRYFDQGISRRLAYATLGLLFVNVSIGGTLTHFAAPPVLMVAAKWQWDTVFMLTHFGWRAVLSCFFSTAIIFFIFRRELMALPAVPNRSGAVPVWLTVLHMLFLAAVVGFAHHPDVFFGIFMLFLGLVSATREFQDQLKLKEGLLVGFFLAGLVTLGSLQAYWLKPLISSLSGHALFFGATGLTALTDNAALTYLGSLVEGISPELQYALVAGAVTGGGLTVIANAPNPAGVGILQTAKAFGDEGISPLGLLTGALLPTFIGIIFFWLV, via the coding sequence ATGAACCCCGCCCCCATGGAAATCCTCGCCACGGTGCTGTTCGCGCTGGCCATCCTGCACACCTTTGCAGTGAAGCGTTTTGCGCACTGGGCGCACAAATACCCCAGTGGTTCCATTCAGGAGAATCTGCTGCACTTTCTGGCGGAAACTGAAGTCGTTTTCGGCCTCTGGGCTGCCGCCCTTTTCGCCGGGATTATTGCCCTAACTGGATCCGTCCATGATGCCGTCGTTTACATTGAAAGCCTCAATTATACCGAGCCGAAATTCGTCCTCGTTGTGATGGTCGTGGCCGCGACCCGGCCCGTTGTGAAACTGGCCGAAGGTCTCATCAGCGGCATCGCCCGACTCCTTCCCTGGGGGGAGGCCATGTCATTCTACGTCGCTGCCCTCTTTGTCGGGCCCTTGCTCGGCTCCTTCATTACAGAGCCTGCAGCCATGACCCTCCTTGCGCTCGTTTTAAAGCGCCGTTACTTTGACCAGGGCATCAGCCGCCGCCTCGCCTATGCCACGCTGGGCCTGCTTTTTGTCAATGTCTCCATCGGCGGCACCCTCACCCATTTCGCCGCACCGCCCGTTCTTATGGTCGCTGCCAAATGGCAGTGGGATACTGTCTTCATGCTCACCCATTTCGGCTGGCGCGCTGTCCTCAGTTGCTTCTTCTCCACCGCCATCATTTTCTTCATTTTCCGACGGGAGCTGATGGCTCTTCCGGCCGTGCCCAACCGCAGCGGTGCCGTTCCTGTCTGGCTCACCGTCCTTCATATGCTCTTCCTCGCTGCCGTCGTCGGTTTCGCCCATCATCCCGATGTCTTTTTTGGGATATTTATGCTCTTCCTGGGACTCGTCTCCGCCACCCGTGAATTCCAGGACCAGTTGAAGCTCAAGGAGGGGCTCCTCGTTGGTTTCTTCCTCGCCGGTCTTGTCACCCTTGGCTCCTTGCAGGCTTACTGGCTGAAACCCCTCATTAGCAGCCTCAGCGGCCATGCTCTCTTTTTCGGGGCCACCGGTCTCACCGCCTTGACGGACAATGCCGCGCTTACTTATCTGGGCTCTCTTGTTGAAGGCATCAGCCCGGAACTGCAGTATGCCCTCGTCGCCGGGGCTGTCACCGGCGGCGGCCTAACCGTCATCGCCAATGCGCCTAATCCCGCCGGTGTCGGCATCCTTCAGACGGCCAAGGCCTTTGGGGATGAAGGCATCAGCCCCCTCGGACTGCTCACGGGGGCCCTCCTTCCTACATTCATCGGCATCATCTTTTTCTGGCTGGTGTGA
- the kdpF gene encoding K(+)-transporting ATPase subunit F, whose amino-acid sequence MEPLITGVIALALLAYLLVAMLRPEKF is encoded by the coding sequence ATGGAACCCCTCATCACCGGTGTCATCGCCCTGGCCCTGCTCGCCTACCTTCTGGTGGCGATGCTGCGCCCTGAAAAATTCTAA
- a CDS encoding VOC family protein, whose product MTNKMIFVNLPVKDLPRSMAFFKQLGYTFNPQFCDETAACLVISDTIFAMLLTHDKFQGFMPKGKSLVDASQATEVLIALSCESREEVDSLIASAVAAGGSTYNEPQDHGFMYAHGYQDLDGHIWEVMWMDPAALQG is encoded by the coding sequence ATGACCAACAAAATGATCTTCGTGAATCTGCCCGTGAAGGACCTGCCTCGGTCCATGGCTTTTTTCAAGCAGCTCGGTTACACCTTCAATCCTCAGTTTTGTGATGAAACCGCTGCCTGCCTCGTCATCAGCGACACTATCTTCGCGATGCTGCTCACTCATGATAAATTCCAGGGTTTCATGCCAAAGGGCAAAAGCCTCGTGGATGCCTCTCAGGCCACGGAAGTGCTCATCGCCCTCTCCTGCGAAAGCCGGGAGGAGGTGGATTCCCTCATCGCCAGCGCCGTCGCCGCAGGCGGCAGCACCTACAACGAACCCCAGGACCACGGGTTCATGTACGCCCACGGTTATCAGGACCTCGACGGCCACATTTGGGAAGTCATGTGGATGGACCCCGCGGCTCTTCAAGGTTAA
- a CDS encoding SRPBCC domain-containing protein, translating into MNASSSSAPAGAIVSTRHFNVGRDRLFEAFSDPAQLIQWWGPKGFTNTFHKFDLRPGGDWLFTMHGPDGKDYDTVKKFTEVIPCQRIVFQHLESVHRFDMTLIFEAEPNGSRFTWHMLFESPAEAEKLRSFITAANEENFDRLEAHLSSHVSADEWSMTRSFEASPADLFQAWTDAATFSQWWGPHAFTNAVCITDPRPGGEYRVTMRSPDGTDYPLHGRYLEIQSPDLWVMTMDCTDHPPAWHDVVKPERTPEETNPAGVMRLSVSLIEGDGHTRMDLRIRFVSPAIRDAFVRMGIQDGWGESLDSLAALLAAKESK; encoded by the coding sequence ATGAATGCCTCTTCTTCATCCGCCCCTGCTGGCGCCATCGTCAGCACACGCCACTTTAACGTCGGTCGGGACCGGCTCTTTGAGGCCTTCAGCGATCCAGCCCAGCTCATCCAGTGGTGGGGCCCGAAAGGCTTCACCAACACCTTCCATAAGTTCGATCTCCGCCCCGGCGGGGACTGGCTCTTCACCATGCATGGACCCGATGGCAAGGACTATGACACCGTCAAAAAATTCACCGAGGTCATCCCCTGCCAGCGCATCGTTTTCCAACACCTGGAGTCCGTTCACCGCTTTGACATGACCCTCATTTTTGAGGCCGAGCCCAATGGCTCCCGGTTCACCTGGCACATGCTGTTTGAATCCCCCGCCGAGGCGGAAAAACTCAGGTCTTTCATCACCGCCGCCAACGAGGAAAACTTCGACCGGTTGGAGGCCCATCTCTCCAGCCATGTTTCAGCCGATGAATGGTCCATGACCCGCAGCTTCGAGGCTTCCCCTGCGGACTTGTTCCAGGCCTGGACTGATGCGGCCACCTTCTCCCAGTGGTGGGGCCCCCACGCCTTCACCAATGCCGTCTGCATCACGGATCCCCGTCCCGGTGGCGAATACCGCGTCACCATGCGCAGTCCTGACGGCACCGATTATCCCCTGCACGGACGATACCTGGAAATCCAGTCTCCAGACCTTTGGGTCATGACCATGGACTGCACGGATCACCCGCCCGCATGGCATGACGTCGTCAAGCCTGAGCGCACTCCGGAGGAGACCAACCCCGCTGGTGTAATGCGCCTCAGCGTCAGCCTCATCGAGGGCGATGGACACACCCGCATGGACCTGCGCATCCGCTTCGTCTCACCCGCCATTCGCGATGCCTTTGTCCGCATGGGCATCCAGGACGGCTGGGGTGAAAGCCTGGATAGCCTCGCTGCTTTGCTTGCGGCAAAAGAGTCCAAATAA
- a CDS encoding VOC family protein, with the protein MNSTTVQPYLFFSGRCEEALEFYTTAIGAKVEMIMRFNESPEPTPPEMLAPGFENKVMHASFLVGSSQIMASDGCGEADAFGGFSLSLNLANETEAASNFAALSEGGEVTMPLGKTFWSPCFGMLKDKFGIGWMINVAPTPTE; encoded by the coding sequence ATGAATTCCACCACCGTTCAGCCCTACCTCTTTTTCAGCGGCCGCTGTGAAGAAGCTCTCGAATTTTACACCACTGCCATCGGCGCCAAGGTGGAAATGATCATGCGCTTCAACGAAAGCCCGGAACCCACGCCCCCGGAGATGCTTGCCCCCGGTTTTGAAAACAAGGTCATGCATGCCTCCTTCCTCGTTGGCTCAAGTCAGATCATGGCCTCCGATGGCTGTGGCGAGGCAGATGCCTTCGGCGGTTTTTCCCTCTCCCTGAATCTCGCCAACGAAACCGAGGCCGCCAGCAACTTCGCTGCGCTGTCTGAAGGTGGCGAAGTCACCATGCCCCTCGGCAAAACCTTCTGGTCTCCGTGCTTTGGCATGCTCAAGGACAAGTTCGGCATCGGCTGGATGATCAATGTCGCCCCCACCCCGACCGAATGA
- a CDS encoding RNA polymerase sigma factor yields the protein MQTPSPNAEHGVSQLADHLFRHEAAKLVSILTGIFGIHRLQMAEDVVQESLARALQTWPFYGVPANPAAWLMQTARNLALDLIRRETSFQQKQPKIVEFIEQRLSDTATGSQPMFDEEIKDDRLRLMFACCHPQLPQEAQTALALKVLCGFSPQEIASAFLTSEVAVAKRLTRARQKLQEEQVAFEIPSGVELPTRLDSVLQILYLLFNEGYKASHGDSLIREDLCNEAIRLTTLLAGHPAGSQPRTHALLALMFLNAARLSARLDDAGNIRRLEEQDRSQWNASMIQRGILHLGLSAQGDQASEYHLQAGISACHSLAPDAASTDWPQILRLYDHLLQMNSSPVIALNRAVALAKVEGPAKGLAAVEAILDRQPLDSYHLFHAVMGELEAQRQHYQSAASHLRMALQFTEMASERSLLSKRLHEVEQQPD from the coding sequence ATGCAAACTCCTTCACCCAATGCCGAACACGGCGTCAGCCAGCTGGCCGATCACCTTTTCCGTCATGAGGCGGCAAAGCTGGTCTCCATCCTGACCGGCATCTTTGGCATCCACCGCCTCCAGATGGCCGAGGATGTGGTGCAGGAGTCCCTGGCCCGCGCCTTGCAGACCTGGCCCTTTTACGGCGTTCCCGCCAATCCTGCCGCCTGGCTCATGCAGACGGCCCGCAACCTTGCGCTGGACCTCATCCGCCGGGAGACCAGCTTTCAGCAGAAGCAGCCAAAGATCGTCGAATTCATCGAGCAACGTCTGTCCGATACCGCCACCGGCAGCCAGCCCATGTTTGATGAGGAGATCAAAGACGACCGCCTCCGCCTCATGTTCGCCTGCTGCCATCCCCAGCTCCCGCAGGAGGCCCAGACCGCGCTCGCCTTGAAGGTTCTCTGCGGGTTCAGCCCTCAGGAAATCGCCAGCGCCTTCCTCACTTCCGAGGTCGCCGTGGCCAAGCGTCTCACCCGTGCCCGCCAAAAGCTTCAGGAGGAGCAGGTCGCCTTTGAGATCCCCTCCGGCGTGGAGCTGCCCACCCGTCTGGATAGTGTGCTGCAGATCCTCTATCTGCTTTTTAATGAAGGTTACAAAGCCTCTCATGGCGATAGCCTCATCCGCGAAGATCTTTGCAATGAGGCCATTCGTCTTACCACCCTCTTGGCAGGTCATCCTGCAGGCAGCCAGCCCCGTACCCATGCCCTGCTGGCCCTCATGTTTCTCAATGCCGCCCGTCTTTCCGCCCGCCTTGATGACGCCGGAAACATCCGCCGCCTGGAGGAGCAGGACCGCAGCCAATGGAACGCTTCCATGATCCAGCGCGGCATCCTGCACCTGGGCCTCTCCGCTCAGGGAGATCAGGCCAGCGAATACCACCTCCAGGCCGGCATCTCCGCCTGCCATTCCCTCGCCCCGGATGCCGCCTCCACGGACTGGCCTCAGATCCTCCGTCTTTACGATCATCTCCTGCAGATGAACAGCTCGCCGGTCATCGCCCTGAACCGTGCCGTGGCCCTCGCTAAGGTTGAAGGTCCCGCCAAAGGCCTGGCCGCCGTTGAGGCCATTCTGGACCGCCAGCCGCTCGATTCCTATCACCTTTTCCATGCTGTCATGGGTGAGCTTGAAGCCCAGCGCCAGCATTATCAGTCCGCCGCCTCCCATCTCCGCATGGCCCTCCAGTTTACCGAGATGGCGTCCGAGCGCAGCTTGCTGAGCAAACGCCTCCATGAGGTCGAGCAGCAGCCGGACTGA
- a CDS encoding PQQ-dependent sugar dehydrogenase: MSLPKNTPPEVEAAPNYATEPLSTGTLTFNQPIYSTYPEGETSYFYVVERGGKIYKVLSSNDGFPSKVLFMDLAPHLSTNNRPLDTDNENGVLSMAFHPDYHQNGYFYLYYSIRSANQLHQRLARFKASGSGSYRSSSSANANTEYPMLTIYDRAGNHNGGDLAFGTDGYLYFSLGDEGGSNDQYNNARFINKGFWGQLLRLDVNLSLSNFLPNVYPQSSSTNFKTAIHFGTYRVPADNPFIGRTTWHGRTLMTNPFQPNYSPVRTEIYATGFRNPFRFSMDTAGGRLFLADVGQNLREEVNIIVKGGDYGWSWREGDISFANSPAFPDNSSGNTNQEPASSAFSPIAPVITYPHSSSGSPPVYGSSITGGMVYRGTLLSELQGTYFLADYNSGLIASYKETTPGTWVATRLTTKPGIVHFGRNPATGEPVLCNLNDGLLYKLVRGPPISPPALLSGTGAFLLTSSLFPQTGLVPYEPNASFWSDYAVKRRWFCIPETAPTITYSATGNWTFPTGTVWIKHFDLDRVRGNPLTRRKIETRFLVKTATGIYGISYRWRSDQSDADLVPAAGASVAIANTSPAQIWRFPSRSECLQCHTSAAGYALGFNTAQLNCEYVYSSNYKDNQIVALKRGGYLPGFTDVTTSHLPALTSVSNADASLEWRVRSYLAVNCGQCHQPGGGALGNWDARYSTPTSLTQLINGTLVNPGDDPDNRVIVPGDPGHSMLLTRLQGSLSRMPPIATHERDLEAEQVISDWINQLPLEQTLAQWQELHFGSSSAPQAQPLVDADGDGVTNEVEYQTGTDPHDPASRWAYQSTVTGNLTTFEYTQPANRAALIQMSRDLVNWKPLSVPGHPSSIQLTYPSAPTLKTFTVPITSPDRFFRFHFQKQ; this comes from the coding sequence TTGAGCCTCCCCAAAAACACTCCGCCTGAGGTGGAGGCTGCGCCCAACTACGCGACCGAGCCGCTATCCACAGGGACACTCACTTTTAATCAGCCAATCTATAGCACCTACCCCGAAGGGGAGACGAGTTACTTCTATGTCGTGGAACGCGGGGGAAAAATATACAAGGTCTTGAGTTCAAATGACGGCTTTCCATCGAAGGTGCTTTTCATGGATCTTGCGCCTCATCTAAGCACCAATAACCGGCCTCTGGACACAGATAATGAAAACGGTGTGCTCAGCATGGCCTTCCATCCAGACTACCATCAGAACGGGTACTTTTACCTCTATTACAGCATTCGTTCGGCCAATCAGCTCCATCAACGCTTGGCCCGTTTCAAAGCCAGTGGCTCTGGCAGCTATCGTTCCTCCAGTTCGGCCAATGCCAATACCGAATACCCCATGCTCACCATTTATGACCGGGCGGGAAATCACAATGGAGGGGACCTTGCTTTCGGGACCGATGGTTATCTGTACTTCTCGTTAGGTGACGAAGGCGGCTCCAATGACCAGTATAACAATGCCCGTTTCATCAATAAGGGTTTTTGGGGGCAATTGCTGCGTCTTGATGTCAACCTCTCCTTGTCAAATTTTCTGCCCAATGTTTACCCACAGTCCAGTTCCACCAATTTCAAAACGGCTATCCACTTTGGCACCTACCGTGTTCCTGCGGACAATCCGTTCATTGGCCGCACCACCTGGCATGGTCGCACTTTGATGACCAATCCCTTCCAACCTAACTACAGCCCCGTGCGCACGGAAATTTACGCCACCGGTTTCCGGAATCCTTTCCGCTTCAGCATGGATACTGCAGGTGGCCGTCTCTTTTTGGCCGATGTGGGCCAAAATCTCCGTGAAGAAGTGAATATCATCGTCAAAGGCGGTGACTATGGCTGGAGCTGGAGGGAAGGGGACATCTCGTTCGCCAACTCACCTGCGTTTCCGGATAACTCCTCTGGCAATACCAATCAGGAGCCTGCCTCATCTGCCTTCTCTCCCATTGCCCCTGTTATCACGTATCCCCATTCTTCCAGTGGCAGCCCGCCGGTTTACGGATCCTCCATCACCGGAGGTATGGTTTATCGCGGCACTTTGCTCAGTGAGCTCCAAGGCACTTACTTCCTTGCCGATTATAACAGCGGCCTCATTGCTTCTTACAAGGAGACCACACCCGGCACGTGGGTAGCCACGCGGCTCACCACCAAGCCTGGCATCGTCCATTTCGGGAGGAATCCGGCCACTGGCGAGCCCGTCTTGTGCAACCTCAATGATGGCCTGCTTTATAAGCTGGTCCGAGGGCCTCCGATCTCACCACCTGCTTTGCTTTCAGGCACCGGGGCATTCCTCCTCACCTCTTCATTATTTCCGCAAACAGGTCTGGTGCCGTACGAGCCCAATGCCAGTTTTTGGAGTGATTACGCCGTCAAGCGCCGCTGGTTTTGCATCCCGGAGACCGCCCCCACCATCACCTATAGCGCCACCGGAAACTGGACCTTTCCTACCGGCACTGTGTGGATCAAGCACTTCGATCTTGATCGTGTTCGTGGCAACCCTCTCACCCGCCGGAAGATCGAGACCCGGTTCCTTGTCAAGACCGCCACTGGCATCTATGGCATCAGCTATCGCTGGCGCTCGGATCAGAGCGATGCCGACCTCGTCCCGGCTGCGGGCGCAAGTGTTGCGATTGCCAACACTTCGCCGGCGCAGATCTGGCGCTTTCCCAGCCGCAGCGAGTGCCTCCAATGCCATACCTCCGCCGCAGGGTATGCCCTGGGTTTCAATACCGCCCAGCTCAATTGCGAATACGTTTATAGCAGCAATTACAAGGACAATCAGATCGTCGCCCTCAAGCGCGGCGGCTACCTCCCCGGCTTTACCGATGTCACCACCTCACACCTCCCGGCGCTCACCTCCGTCTCCAATGCGGATGCCTCCCTGGAATGGCGCGTCCGTTCTTATCTGGCCGTCAATTGTGGCCAATGCCACCAGCCCGGTGGCGGCGCCCTGGGCAATTGGGATGCACGCTACAGCACCCCCACCTCCCTGACCCAGCTCATCAACGGCACCTTGGTGAATCCTGGTGATGATCCGGACAACCGCGTCATTGTCCCAGGTGATCCGGGCCATTCCATGCTGCTCACACGCCTCCAGGGCAGCCTGAGCCGCATGCCTCCCATTGCCACTCATGAGCGGGACCTGGAGGCCGAGCAGGTCATTTCAGACTGGATCAACCAGCTCCCATTGGAGCAGACCCTCGCTCAATGGCAGGAACTGCACTTCGGCTCGTCTTCGGCACCGCAGGCGCAGCCCCTGGTGGATGCAGATGGCGATGGCGTCACCAACGAAGTCGAATACCAGACCGGTACCGATCCCCACGATCCCGCCAGCCGCTGGGCTTACCAGTCCACCGTCACCGGCAACCTCACGACTTTTGAATACACCCAGCCCGCCAATCGTGCTGCCCTCATCCAGATGAGCCGTGACCTGGTGAATTGGAAGCCCCTGAGCGTCCCTGGTCACCCGTCTTCCATCCAGCTTACCTATCCCTCCGCTCCCACCCTCAAAACTTTCACGGTCCCCATCACCAGTCCAGACCGCTTTTTCCGTTTCCATTTTCAGAAGCAGTGA
- a CDS encoding DUF899 domain-containing protein, with translation MKSAPMSEQIKGHPVVSPSEWLAARQALLREEKEYMRLGDKLSALRRELPWVKVEKDYRFQGPEGEVSLADLFDGRSQLFVQHFMFGPDWEEGCVGCSFTADHVDCARVHFQQRDLSFVAIARAPLEKLTAYQQRMGWTFRWVSSSGSDFNYDFGVSFTPEQIASGHIFYNYAMEEAEIEDLPGISVFHKDDQGNIFHTYSGYGRGMEVLDGVYMFLDLAPKGRDEAHLDNPTSWWRRHDRYETDGRSAPGLPVPAEKSSCCCA, from the coding sequence ATGAAATCAGCACCGATGTCAGAACAGATCAAGGGTCATCCCGTCGTCTCGCCCTCGGAATGGCTTGCCGCACGTCAGGCCCTGCTCCGTGAGGAAAAGGAATACATGCGCCTGGGGGACAAGCTCAGCGCCCTGCGCCGGGAGCTGCCCTGGGTGAAGGTGGAAAAGGACTACCGCTTCCAGGGACCTGAAGGTGAGGTTTCGCTGGCTGACCTGTTTGATGGTCGCAGCCAGCTTTTTGTGCAGCACTTCATGTTCGGCCCGGACTGGGAGGAGGGTTGCGTTGGCTGCTCTTTCACTGCCGATCATGTGGATTGCGCACGCGTCCATTTCCAGCAGCGTGATCTTTCTTTTGTCGCCATTGCACGCGCCCCTTTGGAAAAACTCACCGCCTATCAGCAGCGCATGGGCTGGACCTTCCGCTGGGTGTCCTCCTCCGGCAGCGACTTCAATTATGACTTCGGTGTCTCCTTCACTCCTGAGCAGATCGCCAGTGGCCACATCTTTTATAATTACGCCATGGAAGAGGCCGAGATCGAAGACCTCCCTGGCATCAGCGTCTTCCATAAAGATGATCAGGGAAACATCTTCCACACCTATTCCGGTTATGGCCGGGGCATGGAGGTCCTGGACGGAGTTTACATGTTCCTGGACCTCGCCCCCAAAGGCCGCGATGAGGCCCATCTCGACAACCCCACCTCCTGGTGGCGTCGTCACGACCGTTATGAAACCGACGGCAGGTCAGCTCCTGGTCTGCCAGTGCCCGCTGAAAAATCATCCTGCTGCTGCGCCTGA
- a CDS encoding YciI family protein: MSLNPIPNPEYMVLFRTNGWEDNLSPEEMQKIMGQTIAWFERLHEQGKMKAAQPLFPEGKTISGKSGRHVADGPFAESKESIAGYLMLTVDTFEEAVSIAQQWPMLECGCTAEVRPVAPECPSFKRIQEEKMAAA; this comes from the coding sequence ATGAGCCTCAACCCGATTCCCAATCCTGAATACATGGTCCTCTTCCGCACCAACGGCTGGGAGGACAATCTTTCCCCTGAAGAAATGCAGAAGATCATGGGCCAGACCATCGCTTGGTTTGAGCGCCTGCATGAGCAGGGAAAGATGAAGGCTGCCCAGCCGCTCTTTCCTGAGGGGAAGACCATCTCTGGAAAAAGCGGCCGTCATGTCGCCGACGGCCCCTTTGCCGAATCCAAGGAAAGCATCGCCGGTTATCTCATGCTCACTGTGGATACCTTTGAGGAGGCCGTCTCCATCGCCCAGCAGTGGCCTATGCTGGAGTGCGGCTGCACGGCGGAGGTCCGCCCGGTAGCTCCTGAGTGTCCGAGCTTTAAACGTATTCAGGAGGAAAAAATGGCTGCTGCCTAA
- a CDS encoding SRPBCC family protein, whose translation MFTKILIFLAVILAVLAVVIQMRPDDFSITRSATMAAPPQVVFDQVNDLHKWEGWSPWAKLDPDCKETFEGPPAGTGAIFKWSGNNEVGEGIQTIVESRPAELVRMKLEFIRPFAGTNDVDFTFKPEGTGTLVTWSMSGKNNFMSKAVGLVMDCDKMCGDFFVQGLASLKAIVESPAKS comes from the coding sequence ATGTTCACCAAGATCCTCATCTTCCTTGCCGTTATCCTGGCCGTTCTTGCCGTCGTCATCCAGATGAGGCCCGATGATTTCAGCATCACCCGTTCAGCCACCATGGCCGCTCCGCCCCAGGTGGTCTTTGATCAGGTAAACGACCTCCACAAATGGGAAGGCTGGTCCCCCTGGGCCAAGCTGGATCCCGATTGCAAAGAGACCTTTGAAGGCCCGCCTGCAGGTACCGGCGCCATCTTTAAATGGTCCGGCAACAACGAAGTGGGTGAAGGCATCCAGACCATCGTCGAAAGCCGCCCTGCCGAACTGGTGCGCATGAAGCTGGAATTCATCCGCCCCTTTGCCGGCACCAATGATGTGGATTTCACCTTCAAGCCCGAAGGCACCGGCACCCTGGTCACCTGGAGCATGAGCGGCAAAAATAACTTCATGAGCAAGGCCGTCGGCCTCGTCATGGACTGCGATAAAATGTGCGGTGATTTTTTTGTCCAGGGCCTGGCCAGTCTCAAAGCCATTGTCGAATCCCCCGCCAAATCCTAA
- a CDS encoding DUF1428 domain-containing protein, which produces MSHYVDGFVIPVPTDKIPEYQAIAEKACVIWKEHGALDYRECVAEDTDAKDMVSFPTLAGAKEGETVVFAYIVYESRAHRDEVNAKVMADPRMMEFCPDHGGQPPFDCKRMAYGGFKTIVSD; this is translated from the coding sequence ATGTCACACTACGTAGATGGATTCGTCATCCCCGTCCCTACCGACAAGATTCCTGAATACCAAGCCATCGCTGAAAAAGCCTGCGTGATTTGGAAAGAACATGGTGCCCTCGACTACCGCGAATGCGTTGCCGAGGACACCGATGCCAAAGACATGGTTTCCTTTCCCACCCTCGCAGGTGCCAAAGAAGGAGAGACCGTTGTCTTCGCTTACATCGTCTATGAATCCCGAGCCCATCGCGATGAGGTCAATGCCAAAGTCATGGCCGATCCCCGCATGATGGAGTTCTGCCCTGACCACGGCGGCCAGCCCCCATTCGACTGCAAGCGCATGGCCTACGGCGGTTTTAAAACCATCGTTAGCGATTAA
- a CDS encoding zinc ribbon domain-containing protein codes for MTEVTAISKFACPGCGGEAVWTPAKKSLVCPYCGTVSPAELKADGTLIEENDLVSALRSIPDDQRGWEAQRKTVRCQSCQAISVFDQKRVAQRCDFCGSSALLDVNDMQAPIRPGSLLPFKIAEGTVREDIRRWYGSHFWARSNLSDKALTDTLHGLYLPYWTFDAHAECPWQAEAGYHYYTRDSQGRQQQHTRWEHASGHVSEDFDDVLVPASKGVHAALLSALEPFPTTTELVPYDAGYLSGWVVEQYQIDLIQSAQHSRQRMDGLLRQTCSSQVPGDTQRNLQIAPEYSAQTFKHILLPIWLLTYTYGTKNYQVAVNGVTGKITGEYPLSWVKITIAVILGLILLFIFISYSN; via the coding sequence ATGACTGAAGTCACTGCCATCAGCAAATTTGCCTGCCCCGGATGCGGAGGCGAGGCTGTCTGGACCCCGGCCAAAAAATCCCTGGTCTGCCCTTACTGCGGTACCGTCTCTCCGGCAGAGCTCAAGGCCGATGGCACCCTCATTGAGGAAAACGACCTCGTCTCCGCCCTGCGCTCCATTCCGGATGACCAGCGCGGCTGGGAGGCCCAGCGGAAAACCGTCCGTTGCCAAAGCTGCCAGGCCATTTCCGTCTTCGATCAAAAACGCGTCGCTCAGCGCTGTGACTTCTGTGGCTCCTCCGCGCTGCTTGATGTCAATGACATGCAGGCTCCCATCCGGCCCGGCAGCTTGCTGCCTTTTAAGATTGCCGAAGGCACCGTCCGCGAAGACATCCGCCGCTGGTATGGCAGCCACTTTTGGGCTCGTAGCAATCTCAGTGATAAAGCGCTGACTGATACCCTTCACGGTCTTTATCTCCCTTACTGGACCTTTGATGCCCACGCCGAATGTCCATGGCAGGCCGAGGCCGGATACCATTATTACACTCGGGACAGCCAGGGCCGCCAGCAGCAGCACACTCGCTGGGAGCACGCCAGTGGTCACGTCAGCGAGGACTTCGACGACGTCCTCGTGCCCGCATCCAAAGGCGTCCACGCCGCCCTCCTCAGCGCTCTTGAGCCATTCCCCACCACCACCGAGCTCGTCCCCTACGATGCCGGTTACCTCTCTGGATGGGTCGTGGAGCAATACCAGATTGACCTCATCCAGTCCGCCCAACATTCCCGTCAGCGAATGGATGGCCTCCTCCGCCAGACCTGCTCATCCCAGGTTCCCGGGGATACTCAGCGGAATCTCCAGATTGCCCCTGAATACAGCGCCCAGACTTTCAAGCACATCCTGCTTCCCATCTGGCTGCTCACCTATACCTACGGCACCAAAAACTATCAGGTCGCCGTCAACGGTGTCACTGGCAAGATCACTGGCGAATATCCTCTGAGCTGGGTCAAGATCACCATCGCCGTCATCCTCGGCCTTATTCTCCTGTTCATCTTCATCAGCTATTCCAACTGA